A window of the Planktothrix serta PCC 8927 genome harbors these coding sequences:
- the psaX gene encoding photosystem I protein PsaX, with protein MTQKTYTFRASWAAFLLAINFLVAAYYFGIIK; from the coding sequence ATGACTCAAAAAACCTATACCTTCCGTGCCTCTTGGGCAGCTTTTCTGTTAGCGATTAACTTTTTAGTTGCCGCTTACTATTTCGGGATCATTAAATAG
- a CDS encoding response regulator has product MAGRKILVIDDSKVIRVRVREMLPPGNFEVLEAKDGKEGIEFVQKEHPSLIMLDFLLPKLSGWDVFKIIQADATLRRIPLVLMSGRKEEVTEKIPEPFQYFEFIEKPFEKKQLLDAIKSAFGKANLPREPLPKSGSATASVPASVSTPVSASSGDAADMAAMKAEMAKMQAEIEALKKQVLQIKTFIQRKLPK; this is encoded by the coding sequence GTGGCAGGTCGGAAAATACTGGTTATTGATGATAGTAAGGTTATTCGGGTTCGCGTGCGAGAAATGTTACCCCCTGGTAACTTTGAGGTATTAGAAGCAAAAGATGGCAAAGAAGGTATCGAATTTGTTCAAAAGGAACATCCTAGTCTGATTATGTTGGATTTCCTCCTGCCTAAGTTAAGTGGCTGGGATGTGTTTAAGATCATTCAAGCTGATGCCACATTGCGGCGGATTCCTCTGGTACTGATGTCGGGACGCAAGGAAGAAGTTACCGAAAAAATCCCCGAACCGTTCCAATATTTTGAGTTTATTGAGAAGCCGTTTGAGAAGAAACAACTACTTGATGCCATTAAATCCGCCTTCGGGAAAGCGAATTTACCCCGTGAACCGTTACCGAAGTCTGGGTCTGCGACTGCTTCCGTTCCGGCCTCTGTTTCTACACCTGTTTCTGCTTCAAGTGGAGACGCAGCAGACATGGCAGCAATGAAGGCGGAAATGGCGAAGATGCAGGCGGAAATAGAGGCTCTGAAAAAACAAGTGTTACAAATTAAAACCTTTATTCAGAGGAAACTTCCAAAATAG
- a CDS encoding NUDIX hydrolase — protein MVVSFIKHLWNFGQTVLGIIFRHPIPGTSIIPILPDGKIVLVRRRDNGKWALPGGMVDWGEDIPSTIQRELAEETGLELVKIRRLVGVYSAPDRDPRVHSICVVVEADVQGNFQVRDIHEITEVKAFDATSLPSDFSHDCERHLQDYLKGLTTLA, from the coding sequence TTGGTTGTATCATTTATCAAACATCTTTGGAATTTCGGACAAACGGTATTAGGGATTATTTTTCGTCATCCCATCCCTGGAACCAGTATTATTCCGATTCTACCCGATGGCAAAATTGTTTTGGTACGACGTCGAGATAATGGTAAATGGGCTTTACCGGGAGGTATGGTAGACTGGGGTGAAGATATCCCAAGCACAATTCAACGGGAATTGGCGGAGGAAACTGGGTTAGAATTAGTAAAAATTCGACGTTTAGTAGGTGTCTATTCTGCTCCGGATCGAGATCCGCGAGTTCATTCTATTTGTGTTGTCGTGGAAGCAGATGTTCAAGGTAACTTTCAAGTTCGGGACATCCATGAAATTACGGAGGTTAAAGCCTTTGATGCTACATCCCTCCCCTCCGATTTCAGCCATGACTGTGAACGTCATCTTCAAGACTATTTGAAGGGTCTTACAACATTAGCTTGA
- the ald gene encoding alanine dehydrogenase produces MQIGIPKEIKDQEWRVGLSPGSVRVCCERGHQVFVETGAGEGAGFTDEDYTRAGATIVASSTDAWCRELVVKVKEPLPPEYELIQKGQLLFTYLHLAADRELTEQLISRGVHAIAYETVELPDGRLPLLMPMSIIAGRLSIQFGSRYLERQQGGRGVLLGGIPGVKAGTVVILGGGVVGTEAARVALGMGAKVQILDVNVERLAYLETIFGSRVELLYSHLSQIEESVPQADLLIGAVLILGKRAPKLVSRELVAQMRPGSVIVDVAVDQGGCIETLRPTSHTHPTYIKEKVVHYGVPNMPGAVPWTATQALNNSTLPYVIQLADRGLKALELNPVLAKGLNVENHHLVHPAVREVFPDLV; encoded by the coding sequence ATGCAAATCGGTATTCCTAAAGAAATCAAAGATCAAGAATGGAGAGTGGGGTTGAGTCCCGGTAGTGTGCGAGTTTGCTGTGAACGAGGTCATCAAGTTTTTGTAGAAACGGGAGCCGGGGAAGGGGCTGGGTTTACCGATGAGGATTATACACGAGCCGGAGCCACAATAGTTGCATCTTCGACAGATGCTTGGTGTCGGGAACTGGTGGTTAAAGTTAAAGAACCTTTACCCCCTGAATATGAGTTAATTCAAAAAGGGCAATTGCTTTTTACTTACTTACATTTAGCGGCGGATCGGGAATTGACTGAACAGTTAATCAGTCGAGGTGTTCATGCGATCGCCTATGAAACCGTTGAACTTCCCGATGGTAGACTGCCTTTACTGATGCCGATGAGTATTATTGCCGGACGTTTATCAATACAGTTTGGCTCTCGTTATTTGGAACGACAACAAGGAGGACGGGGTGTTTTATTAGGAGGAATTCCAGGGGTAAAAGCTGGAACTGTTGTGATTTTAGGAGGGGGTGTTGTCGGGACTGAAGCCGCTAGAGTTGCCCTGGGAATGGGTGCTAAAGTTCAGATTTTAGATGTGAATGTAGAGCGGTTAGCCTATTTAGAAACAATATTTGGATCGCGTGTGGAATTACTCTACAGTCATCTCTCTCAAATTGAAGAAAGTGTTCCCCAAGCGGATTTATTAATTGGTGCGGTTTTAATCTTAGGAAAACGAGCCCCTAAATTGGTTTCTCGTGAGTTAGTCGCTCAAATGCGCCCTGGTTCTGTGATTGTGGATGTGGCAGTAGATCAAGGAGGATGTATTGAAACCCTACGCCCCACTTCTCACACCCATCCTACTTATATTAAAGAAAAAGTGGTACATTATGGCGTTCCCAATATGCCCGGTGCAGTGCCTTGGACGGCAACTCAAGCCCTAAATAATAGTACCTTACCTTATGTGATTCAGTTAGCTGATCGCGGACTCAAAGCTTTGGAATTGAACCCGGTTTTAGCGAAAGGTTTAAATGTCGAAAATCATCATTTAGTTCATCCGGCTGTGCGAGAAGTTTTTCCTGATTTGGTTTAA
- a CDS encoding ATP adenylyltransferase family protein: MTTETVVTPILTSGTLWQRIITQTEYALNCGALQSIATNYDFIEQGDIRFLVRILANLARKEKAKKQQKKIEKSGQEFNPFLPYEQDLFVGNLSQTHLCLLNKFNVVDHHLLIITRKFEQQETWLTAADFAAMWLSLAEIDGLVFYNGGKLAGASQRHKHLQLVPFPLVPNGMNLPIEPAIAAVQFHNSIGMIPEFPFVHAIAPFNPHWIHTPSEAAIFTLELYFALLASVGLSVNDQSFQSGAYNLLATRNWMMIIPRSQEEFEGISINSLGFAGGLLVRNSEQLQWLKSHHPLTVLTQVGISR; the protein is encoded by the coding sequence ATGACGACAGAGACAGTTGTTACCCCAATATTGACATCCGGTACATTATGGCAACGGATCATCACTCAAACTGAATATGCTCTCAACTGTGGTGCTCTGCAATCTATTGCAACGAATTATGATTTTATTGAACAGGGCGATATTCGCTTTTTGGTCAGAATTCTTGCTAACTTAGCGCGGAAGGAAAAAGCCAAGAAACAACAGAAAAAAATAGAGAAATCGGGTCAAGAATTTAATCCCTTTCTGCCTTATGAACAAGATTTATTTGTGGGTAATTTATCGCAAACTCATTTATGTTTACTGAATAAATTTAATGTTGTTGACCATCATTTGTTAATAATTACCCGCAAATTTGAACAACAGGAAACCTGGCTAACAGCAGCAGATTTTGCTGCAATGTGGCTGAGTTTGGCAGAAATTGATGGGTTAGTTTTTTATAATGGGGGGAAATTAGCGGGGGCGAGTCAACGCCATAAACATTTGCAATTAGTTCCCTTTCCCTTAGTTCCTAATGGGATGAATCTTCCGATTGAACCTGCGATCGCTGCTGTACAATTTCATAATTCCATCGGTATGATTCCCGAATTTCCATTTGTTCATGCGATCGCCCCTTTTAATCCCCATTGGATTCATACCCCCTCAGAAGCCGCAATATTCACCTTAGAATTGTATTTTGCCTTATTAGCCTCCGTCGGTTTATCCGTTAATGATCAGTCCTTTCAATCTGGCGCTTATAATTTATTAGCTACCCGAAATTGGATGATGATTATTCCTCGATCTCAAGAAGAGTTTGAGGGAATTTCAATTAATTCTTTAGGGTTTGCTGGAGGATTATTAGTCAGAAATTCAGAACAATTACAATGGCTTAAATCCCATCATCCGTTAACGGTATTAACACAAGTTGGAATTTCCCGTTAA
- a CDS encoding zinc ribbon domain-containing protein, with protein sequence MKSMPLQIRTWECPKCGTLHDRDINAAKNLRDYFLASGSGVLASGDEVRPIPNPVLGEAFVNEGGSPRQK encoded by the coding sequence ATGAAATCCATGCCTTTACAAATTAGAACTTGGGAATGTCCAAAATGTGGGACGCTGCATGATCGCGATATCAATGCAGCGAAAAATTTGCGGGACTATTTTTTAGCGTCAGGAAGTGGCGTTTTAGCCTCTGGAGACGAAGTAAGACCAATCCCGAACCCGGTTTTGGGAGAGGCTTTTGTCAACGAAGGAGGAAGCCCACGCCAAAAGTGA
- a CDS encoding RNA-guided endonuclease InsQ/TnpB family protein → MFTALKVRLYPTEQQRTQLAKEFGSARFVYNHFLAEWNSTYQETGKGLNYAKCANQLPKLKQEKPWLTEVGSQVLQQSLKNLEAAFKNFFKGIGRSPRFKSKHRKQSITYPQGFKLNQSTIKLPKLSEIKAKFHRPIKGEVKAITISMTPGGQYFASLRIEITGEYPEASTEGKVIGIDLGLDSLIVTSDGEKIKPLKFYRKYEGKLAKYQKRLSRKQKGSQNRTKARIKVAKVHNKIANCRLDSHHKLSRKLVDENQVIVFESLNIKGMSKNHCLAKSVTDAAWGMLQTLTEYKAKEQGKVVVFVGTSGFLVLKLVIVVGIK, encoded by the coding sequence ATGTTCACCGCTTTAAAAGTTCGATTATATCCTACAGAACAACAGCGCACCCAACTCGCTAAAGAGTTTGGCTCCGCTCGTTTTGTTTATAATCACTTTTTAGCGGAGTGGAACAGCACTTACCAAGAAACAGGGAAAGGATTGAATTACGCTAAGTGTGCCAATCAATTACCTAAACTTAAACAGGAGAAACCTTGGCTGACGGAAGTAGGTAGTCAAGTTCTACAACAATCTCTAAAAAACCTGGAAGCAGCGTTTAAAAACTTCTTCAAAGGAATTGGGAGATCCCCAAGATTCAAGTCAAAACATCGTAAACAATCAATCACTTACCCCCAAGGATTTAAGTTAAATCAATCAACGATTAAACTTCCTAAGTTGAGTGAAATTAAAGCTAAATTTCATCGACCCATCAAAGGAGAGGTGAAAGCAATTACTATTTCTATGACCCCTGGTGGCCAGTATTTTGCTTCCTTGAGAATTGAGATAACTGGGGAATACCCAGAAGCCTCAACCGAAGGAAAGGTAATTGGGATTGATTTAGGGTTAGACTCACTGATTGTAACTTCCGATGGAGAAAAAATTAAACCGCTTAAATTCTATCGAAAGTATGAGGGGAAATTAGCTAAATATCAAAAACGCCTATCTCGAAAACAAAAAGGTAGCCAAAATCGGACAAAAGCTCGAATTAAAGTTGCTAAAGTTCATAATAAAATTGCGAATTGCCGTTTAGATTCTCATCATAAACTTTCCCGCAAGTTAGTAGACGAAAACCAAGTCATTGTGTTTGAGAGTCTAAATATTAAGGGCATGAGCAAAAATCATTGTTTAGCTAAATCGGTAACAGATGCAGCTTGGGGAATGTTACAAACATTAACCGAGTATAAAGCGAAAGAACAAGGCAAGGTTGTTGTGTTTGTAGGGACATCTGGTTTCCTAGTTCTAAAACTTGTAATTGTTGTGGGCATAAAATGA
- the murA gene encoding UDP-N-acetylglucosamine 1-carboxyvinyltransferase, with protein sequence MEDRPITLAIRSSTASTASNANQSILQIWGRQPLRGHVSISGAKNSALVLMAGALLCSEDCRLRNVPSLVDVNRMSEILTALGVKIERQGDILDIQAGQLSESQAPYELVSQLRASFFAIGPLLARLGVARVPLPGGCAIGARPVDLHVRGLQALGADVHIDHGIVHAHVTGPNRRLKGARIYLDYPSVGATETLMMAATLADGETIIENAAQEPEVIDLANFCRAMGARIHGAGSKTIVISGVPRLHSADYSIIPDRIEAGTFLIAGAITRSEISLSPIIPQHLTPVLAKLKAMGVKTVMEGLDHLRIIPSERLTATDIETLPYPGFPTDMQAPFMALLTLCDGNSLISETVFENRFGHVPELTRMGADIRVKGNTVLVRGVPLLSGAPVTATDLRASAALVLAALAAEGETTIQGLKHLDRGYEQLEAKLRQLGAKLQRTDPAPTEKE encoded by the coding sequence TTGGAGGATAGGCCCATTACACTCGCTATACGTTCATCCACTGCTTCAACTGCGTCCAACGCTAACCAGTCCATTCTGCAAATTTGGGGACGTCAACCCCTACGAGGTCATGTTTCGATTAGTGGAGCTAAAAATTCCGCTTTAGTTTTAATGGCTGGTGCATTACTCTGTTCAGAAGATTGTCGGCTGCGGAATGTTCCCTCTTTGGTTGATGTCAACCGCATGAGTGAAATTCTCACGGCTCTTGGCGTCAAAATCGAGCGACAAGGTGACATTCTCGATATTCAAGCGGGTCAATTATCAGAATCACAAGCTCCCTATGAACTGGTGAGCCAACTGCGGGCGAGTTTCTTTGCCATTGGGCCGTTACTGGCTCGTTTAGGGGTAGCCAGAGTTCCCTTACCTGGAGGTTGTGCCATTGGAGCCCGACCTGTGGATCTTCATGTTCGGGGACTGCAAGCCCTCGGTGCAGATGTTCATATCGATCATGGCATTGTTCATGCTCATGTCACCGGGCCTAACCGCCGCCTCAAAGGCGCTCGCATCTATCTGGATTATCCCAGCGTCGGAGCGACGGAAACCTTGATGATGGCAGCGACCCTAGCGGATGGGGAAACCATCATTGAAAATGCTGCTCAAGAACCGGAAGTCATCGATTTAGCCAACTTCTGCCGTGCTATGGGGGCAAGAATTCACGGGGCTGGAAGCAAAACCATTGTGATTTCTGGGGTTCCTCGTCTTCACTCTGCGGATTATTCGATTATTCCTGATCGAATAGAAGCCGGAACCTTTTTGATTGCTGGAGCCATCACCCGCTCTGAAATTAGTCTATCGCCGATTATTCCACAACATTTAACTCCTGTACTGGCTAAACTCAAAGCTATGGGAGTCAAAACTGTCATGGAAGGGTTAGACCATTTACGCATTATCCCCAGCGAAAGGCTAACTGCAACGGATATTGAAACCCTTCCCTATCCGGGTTTCCCAACGGATATGCAAGCCCCCTTTATGGCGTTGTTAACGCTGTGTGATGGCAATAGCTTGATCAGTGAAACGGTATTTGAAAATCGTTTTGGTCATGTCCCTGAATTGACTCGCATGGGTGCAGATATTCGGGTCAAAGGGAATACGGTTTTAGTCCGAGGGGTTCCTCTACTATCGGGCGCCCCAGTGACGGCGACGGACTTACGGGCGTCTGCGGCTTTAGTTTTAGCGGCGTTAGCAGCCGAAGGAGAAACCACCATTCAGGGATTAAAACATCTGGATCGGGGTTATGAACAATTAGAAGCTAAACTCCGACAATTGGGCGCCAAACTCCAGCGTACTGATCCTGCGCCAACGGAAAAGGAATAA
- a CDS encoding DJ-1/PfpI family protein, whose protein sequence is MTQRNVAILMFNDVELFNFIGPFEVFSIASEINEDKPFNVYLVGETLNSIQSHNGLSINPDFTLLDSPVPDLIIIPGGIGTKAAMNQLQILAWIQSKGHHADLIISVCTGALLLAKVGLLDGLVATTHHQALDQLKALAPQTTIVDNQRFVDNGKIITAAGITAGIDVSLYVIAKLLGDDKALKTAQYMEYDWKPKAKVTPIPKISS, encoded by the coding sequence ATGACTCAAAGAAATGTTGCTATTTTGATGTTTAATGACGTTGAATTATTCAATTTTATCGGCCCCTTTGAGGTCTTTTCTATCGCATCAGAAATCAATGAAGATAAACCCTTTAATGTTTATCTCGTAGGCGAAACCTTAAACTCCATTCAATCCCATAATGGCTTAAGTATTAATCCTGACTTTACTTTATTAGATAGTCCTGTGCCTGATCTAATTATTATACCCGGTGGAATTGGTACTAAGGCAGCGATGAATCAACTGCAAATTCTAGCCTGGATTCAATCTAAAGGACATCACGCTGATTTAATTATATCGGTTTGTACAGGTGCTTTACTGTTAGCTAAAGTCGGTTTATTAGATGGCTTAGTTGCTACCACCCATCATCAAGCCTTAGATCAATTAAAAGCCCTTGCTCCCCAAACAACTATTGTAGACAATCAACGCTTTGTTGATAATGGCAAAATCATCACGGCGGCGGGAATTACTGCGGGAATTGATGTGTCTCTTTATGTAATTGCTAAACTTTTGGGGGATGACAAAGCCTTAAAAACGGCTCAATACATGGAATATGACTGGAAACCGAAAGCCAAAGTCACCCCAATTCCTAAAATATCAAGTTAA
- a CDS encoding CADD family putative folate metabolism protein, producing the protein MLTQDKPLTETAFLAKLNEIIETHHLLKHPFYQMWNQGKLTLIMLQEYAQEYYLQVHNFPTYVSATHAACDDINIRKMLLENLIEEERGSAHHPELWLRFAEGLGVERSEVLNRNPLHKTQESVRILKELSRSEEPEKGLAALYAYESQFPQVSTTKIAGLEEFYGINEESALSFFKVHEKADEIHSQMTRKALLQLCQTTEKQEAALDAAQKAVDAFNLLLDGVYEEYCQN; encoded by the coding sequence ATGTTAACCCAGGATAAGCCTTTAACGGAAACAGCATTTCTGGCTAAACTCAACGAAATTATTGAAACCCATCACTTACTCAAGCATCCCTTCTATCAAATGTGGAATCAAGGGAAACTGACATTAATCATGTTACAAGAGTATGCCCAAGAATATTATTTGCAAGTTCATAACTTCCCTACCTATGTCAGTGCGACCCATGCAGCTTGTGATGATATCAACATTCGCAAAATGTTGTTAGAAAACTTAATTGAAGAAGAACGAGGTTCTGCTCATCACCCGGAATTGTGGTTACGATTTGCAGAAGGATTAGGCGTAGAACGCAGCGAAGTTCTCAACCGTAACCCTTTACATAAAACACAAGAATCTGTTCGGATTCTTAAAGAATTATCTCGGAGTGAAGAACCCGAAAAAGGGTTGGCTGCACTCTACGCTTATGAATCCCAATTTCCTCAAGTTTCGACCACTAAAATTGCTGGACTAGAGGAATTTTATGGTATTAATGAAGAATCGGCTTTATCCTTCTTTAAAGTTCATGAAAAAGCGGATGAAATTCATAGCCAAATGACTCGCAAAGCCTTGTTACAACTGTGTCAAACGACAGAAAAACAAGAAGCAGCATTAGACGCGGCGCAAAAAGCGGTTGATGCGTTTAACTTGCTGTTAGATGGTGTTTATGAAGAGTATTGTCAGAATTAG
- the lipA gene encoding lipoyl synthase, with the protein MSTSPNFTPKQSYRDRHQNIIEPIPDWLRRPIGKASELSVVQRLIKQRQIHTICEEGRCPNRGECYAQKTATFLLMGPTCTRSCAFCQVDKGHAPLPLDPEEPQKVAESVQILGLRYVVLTSVARDDLADAGAGWFVATMEAIRDLNPETQIEVLTADFWGGQGGGNPQDLQYQRIATVVQAQPACYNHNVETVQRLQSPVRRGAKYERSLDVLRIVKQLDPGMPTKSGLMLGHGETEAEIIQALEDLRRVGCDRITLGQYMRPSLEHLPVQKYWTPEEFERLGAIATNMGFAHVRSGPLVRSSYHAGDS; encoded by the coding sequence ATGTCCACCTCTCCCAATTTCACCCCTAAACAATCTTATCGTGATCGGCATCAAAATATCATTGAACCGATACCTGACTGGTTACGCCGTCCCATTGGCAAAGCCAGTGAATTATCGGTTGTACAACGGCTGATCAAACAGCGTCAAATTCATACCATTTGTGAAGAAGGCCGTTGTCCCAATCGAGGAGAATGTTATGCCCAGAAAACCGCAACCTTTTTGTTAATGGGGCCGACGTGTACCCGTTCCTGTGCTTTTTGTCAAGTCGATAAGGGTCATGCACCCCTGCCCCTTGATCCCGAAGAACCCCAAAAAGTGGCGGAATCTGTACAAATTTTAGGGTTGCGTTATGTGGTCTTAACTTCTGTGGCGCGAGATGATTTGGCTGATGCAGGTGCAGGCTGGTTTGTTGCCACAATGGAAGCGATTCGAGATCTCAACCCAGAAACTCAAATCGAAGTGCTAACGGCTGATTTTTGGGGAGGGCAAGGAGGGGGCAACCCTCAAGACCTACAATATCAACGGATTGCCACCGTAGTTCAAGCTCAACCCGCCTGTTATAACCATAATGTCGAAACTGTCCAACGGTTACAATCGCCTGTTAGACGGGGCGCAAAATATGAGCGATCGCTAGATGTGTTAAGAATTGTGAAACAGCTTGATCCCGGTATGCCGACGAAATCCGGTTTGATGTTAGGGCACGGAGAAACGGAAGCGGAAATTATTCAAGCTCTGGAAGATTTACGCCGGGTAGGATGCGATCGCATTACCCTCGGTCAATATATGCGTCCTTCGTTAGAGCATCTCCCGGTACAGAAATATTGGACACCTGAAGAATTTGAGCGTTTAGGTGCGATCGCAACTAACATGGGTTTTGCTCACGTCCGTTCTGGGCCATTAGTTCGCAGTTCCTATCATGCAGGAGATAGTTGA
- a CDS encoding bifunctional heptose 7-phosphate kinase/heptose 1-phosphate adenyltransferase, whose amino-acid sequence MILDASFLTELNASMDSLEKRMDRFSQVRVLVVGDLTLDEFLTGQVERLSREAPVLILRHENTRQIPGGGANAVYNLAKLGASVKVAGFVGKDDQGIALCGIFEQAGIDIEGILIDPDRPTVTKTRISGHARQSVTQQIVRVDRKSDELPNVELQLKLAEYIRENIDTVDAVVCSDYGDGVLTQTVIEAALKSPLTIVDTQKDLHRFAGATLFTPNLPEAEKAVGYAIKNQQTLQQAGRDLLTLTQADSILITRGEEGMSLFEGDQLLQIPAFNRTDVFDVTGAGDTVVAALTLGLCTGSSLWEASVLGNLAASLVVRQFGTATTTIEEMKAALRSLLNLE is encoded by the coding sequence ATGATCTTGGATGCTTCCTTTTTAACAGAGTTAAATGCCTCAATGGATTCCTTAGAAAAACGAATGGATCGGTTTTCTCAGGTGCGGGTTTTAGTCGTGGGGGATTTAACCTTAGATGAATTTTTGACAGGTCAAGTGGAACGGTTATCGCGGGAAGCTCCGGTGTTAATTTTGCGTCATGAAAATACGCGCCAAATTCCCGGAGGAGGAGCCAATGCCGTTTACAATTTGGCAAAATTAGGAGCATCGGTAAAGGTTGCTGGATTTGTCGGGAAAGATGATCAAGGAATCGCTTTGTGTGGAATTTTTGAACAGGCGGGAATTGATATTGAAGGGATTTTAATTGATCCCGACCGTCCAACGGTGACGAAAACGAGAATTTCAGGTCATGCGCGTCAATCAGTAACGCAACAAATTGTCAGGGTGGATCGCAAATCTGATGAATTACCCAATGTCGAATTACAGTTAAAATTAGCCGAATATATTCGGGAAAATATTGATACGGTTGATGCAGTTGTCTGTTCCGATTATGGGGATGGGGTATTAACCCAAACGGTAATTGAAGCCGCATTAAAATCTCCTTTAACGATTGTTGATACTCAAAAAGATTTACATCGATTTGCGGGAGCAACTTTGTTTACTCCTAATCTTCCTGAAGCGGAAAAAGCGGTAGGATATGCAATTAAAAATCAACAAACTTTACAACAAGCGGGACGAGATTTATTAACCTTAACTCAAGCGGATTCAATCTTAATTACGCGGGGAGAGGAAGGTATGAGTTTATTTGAAGGAGATCAACTCTTGCAGATTCCCGCATTTAATCGTACCGATGTTTTTGATGTCACGGGTGCAGGGGATACGGTTGTTGCTGCATTAACGTTAGGGTTATGTACAGGTTCATCCTTGTGGGAAGCGTCGGTTTTAGGGAATTTAGCCGCGAGTTTAGTTGTGCGTCAATTTGGAACCGCAACCACAACCATTGAGGAAATGAAAGCAGCTTTGCGATCGCTGTTAAATTTAGAATAA
- a CDS encoding M48 family metallopeptidase produces MTFSTTPLIGLRADHFRHPLDLQATNALKQLPGLDLLVRQLLGGVGEQFFYLENIASSILVSDQQLPQLHQLLLSACQTLDLEAPQLYIRQHPVPNAYTFAMRGKQPFIVVHTSLIELLTPEEIQAVIAHELGHLKCEHGVYLTLANLVVLAANQLSPWGTILAQGLQTQLMEWLRCAEFTCDRAALLATQDPRVVMSVLMKLSGGSPSLASQLNLDAFVDQARTYDQISRTELGELLKQAQTAQLSHPLPVLRAREIDRWSSSSNYQDLLKRNFMVYNTEVNPKGGWRNW; encoded by the coding sequence ATGACTTTTTCAACGACCCCTTTAATTGGACTCCGAGCCGATCATTTCCGTCATCCTTTAGATTTACAAGCAACGAATGCCCTGAAACAATTGCCGGGTTTAGATTTATTGGTACGGCAACTTTTAGGCGGTGTGGGGGAACAATTTTTTTATTTAGAAAATATTGCCTCTAGTATTTTAGTCAGTGATCAACAATTACCCCAGTTACATCAATTATTATTATCCGCTTGCCAAACGTTAGATTTAGAAGCACCTCAACTTTATATTCGTCAACATCCGGTTCCCAATGCCTATACTTTTGCCATGCGGGGAAAACAACCGTTTATTGTGGTGCATACGTCGTTAATTGAGTTATTAACCCCGGAAGAAATTCAGGCGGTAATTGCCCATGAATTAGGACATTTAAAATGTGAACATGGGGTGTATTTAACCTTAGCGAATTTAGTGGTATTAGCCGCGAATCAATTGTCGCCTTGGGGAACAATTTTGGCTCAGGGGTTACAGACGCAATTAATGGAATGGTTACGTTGTGCTGAGTTTACTTGCGATCGCGCAGCATTACTGGCTACTCAAGATCCGAGAGTGGTGATGTCAGTATTGATGAAACTGTCGGGAGGTTCTCCCAGTTTAGCTTCGCAACTGAATTTAGACGCCTTTGTTGACCAAGCTCGGACGTATGATCAAATTAGTCGGACAGAATTGGGGGAACTGCTAAAACAAGCCCAGACCGCCCAATTAAGCCATCCCCTTCCGGTGCTGCGGGCGCGAGAAATTGATCGCTGGTCAAGTAGTTCTAATTATCAGGACTTGCTAAAACGAAACTTTATGGTTTATAATACAGAAGTTAACCCCAAGGGCGGGTGGCGGAATTGGTAG